The Anas acuta chromosome 9, bAnaAcu1.1, whole genome shotgun sequence sequence ACACAGctaattaattaataaacagGCACCCATGATATGAATTCAGCTATGACCTTAAAAGCATGCCTTTCCTCATTACACTTTTAACAAACTATATAAAGTCCCTCCATATCAGTATGTCTGTATTAGAGAAGCATTGATTTGCAGTTAAGTCCTGagctttaagaaacattttttaataccTGATCTTGTAAACCTGTTTGAACTATCTCTCACTAATATCAAGGTGTGTTATGAAGATCTAAGCCAACACCTTCTCtatacacatttaaaatgcGTCAGATCTAACAAAACAGTGTTTAAAACCCACAAACAGAAGGCAGACCTTTTAGAAAACTGCTTCTCAGATGTCACCGTGATCTTGTTCTTCAGACGCTCAATGTGAACAGTGTTCCCCAagtttcctgtttttccattaACCTTAACCTTCTCCTTTAGGAACTGTTCCTGTTTcaacagcagagaagaagtAGAACACTAGGGAATGGCACCCTAGGTATGAACTAGGGAAGGGACCCTAGCCATGGAGCAACGTTAAAAATGACTATAATAAATGTCTATAATGCagtaaaacttttatttattgatttatttttaattgcacacTGTAAAAATAACCACATTAAGAAAGGATTCCATTTAAAATCCATGAATAGGTTAAAAAAGTATCTATAAATTAAGCATAAGCCCAGCATCCTCTCAAACCCCGCTGATTAATTGAAGAATCGTTAATTTCGCggctccccagcccccagccgccgcccggccgcccCACAGACCGAGGCCTTCGCCACTTACAAAGTTGCCGGAATCGAAGATGCCATCTTCGACAGGGTGAGTCAAATCGAGGCAGAATTTCCACGTCGCCTTCTTCGCCTTCCTGTCCTTTTGCTAAAACCAATAAATAGATAACAAATCAGCACCGACCTCACCGAGCACGCCGcggcccgcagccccccccccgcccggcgCTCACCGCCCCCATGCTGCCTCCGCCGCGGCCTGCCGCCGAAAGGCCGGCGCCGAATCCGCTCCCTCCTTTTATAGCCGGCCCGACGTCGTGACGTAGCACGCAGCGCGGGACCGCGCGCCTGCGCGGGCGGGGGATGCTGGGAGGGCGGGGCTGGGCGCGGCCCCTGAGGCGGtgtccccgcaccccccccccccgtgacAGAGCACTCTGAGGCGCAGCGCAGCGAGTCACCTTTTTATTGAAATTGCCactaaaacagcaacaacagcgCTTCTGCCTCGTGTACAATCCCAGGCCGAGCTGCTCGAGCGTTAATAAACAGTGTTAAGTCACCCGGCAAGCACAGGGGCCGGCCAGCAGGGACAAGGCGCCTGACAGAAAACACCTCAGAACCACCCAACGGCACCCAAAATGCCCAAACCGTGCCCAAACCTCACCCAAACCACCACAGCCCGTAACCATAAGCACCCCacctcacccccagccccgtaACAGCAAGCACGGCTCAGCTCCCCCACAACACCGagatcttttttattatttctggaGCAAAACAGACACTGACATTTCCCACCCGGTTGGCGGTGCGGTATAAAACAACGCTTCTGCTAAAACAAACACAGGGAGCCGGCACCACGGGGACACACGTTCCCTCAGGTGACGGCTGTGACGGGGTTTGGGTTCCCCCAGAACCAGGGGACACCTCCCCACGCTCGCGCCAGGGCACGGttacaacacacagcacattTAGGAGGGGGTTCAGCAACACAGCAAACATCGAGGGCAGCTCCCACGGCGAGTTATTCCCGCAGCCAGACACCGTGGGGCCGGACCAGAGGTGGCGAAGAGGCTCCGAGGGTCCCGGCACGCCGAGCCGCTGCTCCATGACACCCACAGGAGCCGAGCCTTCGGTGGCTTCCCAGCGTGAGACGTACAACAGATCCTTTACGAGGTCTTTTTATCCTGAAGTTTAATTCTACTGTAACAAACTACGTTCTAATTAACCAAAGAAAAGTGggattttattgatttttgagTTCTGTAAGACTGACCTGCAGTAACCATAAGAGTTTCAACTGTCAACAAATTTGACTTCTTTACAGATTCTGTAAAATTACCTGTATTGTGAAGCTACAGACTGTGCACCATTTCTTGGTACGTTATGGGTTAGAAAAACCTGCAAGAGGCTTGAAAGCAGTTACATTAAAACAATGAAGTTCAGCtaactccttaaaaaaaaacagccctgaGAACATGGCTCAACTAGCAAGAGCCTAGTTGAAAAACCACCATTATAAGCAAAAAGTAGAAGGATCTATTGAAATCTTGAAATATTATGTGCCAACATTTGAGGCAGGAAACACTGCAGTCTTTCCAATTCTGTAAAGTAGCATGAGAAACTCAATGGATTGGAGCCATAAAAAAATGCATCGTTATTTGGAGTGGAAAtacttttctttgcttcctaGTCTTCTCAGCCTTTATTTTAAGCAATCGCAGCAGCTTATAGCTTTCCGTTTTGacacaatttcttttaaagtgttAAAGACATACTACAAAACAAGTAGATGgataatgtttgttttaaagtaaagcTATGAAAGAGGAGTTTCCCTAAGCATTTGGTTAGGAACCTTACAAATACGCATCTAGATGGACTACTGATCACAAGCAAAGTTTGTTGCAAATTATTCTGACAGCAGACAGAcaccttgtaaaaaaaaaaagtctcagagATTTGTTCTAATTTAGAAGCAACATTCAACCTTACTGAAACTTGGAGGTTATACTTAAGACTCATGCTTATGTATTATTACCTatgggaaacttcatgcatgACAAACCAATGCTACGCACTTCCGTAGTGTTTGAAGTGCTTCACAAAAGACAACTAAGTATATAAGAACAAACCTATACTGAAGTACTGAATCATTTAAGTCTTGCAGAACTGAAGGTTGCGATAGGACATCCTGAAGTCCCAAGGAGGGCTCTTCCAGCAAGCTGGAGGCCATAAAACCTTGATCTTTAGATTGCTGCAGTACCTGAAAACTCCATCCAGACCAGAAGCCCACTTGTAGAAACAGGTTAAAAAACAGCCCAGAGAACTTAGTCTAATTAAATACCTAGACTGTGGGCCGGTGGCATCAAATACCTGTCTTCCACCAAGGTTTCTGGGGACTGACAGGCACCTGAAAGTGGACTAAAGCCCCACCACAATGAGAGCAAATCCAAGTCTTGTAGACTTCAAGCATTTTTAGAAGCATTTATAGCACAGTAACAGCATTAGAGCTTGCCTTAGTATGACACAGCAACCTCTGACTTCCTGTGTGACAGCTGATCACAGAGATCAGCCTGCTGTTAAGACCACGATCAATGGTTTAGTCACCTCCAAACCCTACAAAGCCTGTCCCTCAGATACCAATGATGGAGGCAGAAAGGAACATAGCACAGACTAACTTAAACTCTTAAGCATGTCTTTAGAAATTGCTCTGAATTCCTTTCCATCTCTTGCTTCCACCGcttttttttgtcacttcagTCAAGGTGCTATTTGTAGAGTTCACCTGCAGCGTGCATTGTGCTAGGCAAGAGCACGTGGCACTATCCGAGTTCTGCCAGGTGTCCCAGGTAACTGTGCTTCATTACCGGAGTATGTTTGTTTATTGCTGTCTTTACCTTCATTGAACTGCTCTCCCTGTCCTAAGAAGTCTATGAAGGACACATGTTTTTGCCACCTATGTTAGACTTCCGAGGTTTGCTCAGCCCTACCACACTACGTACAAGGGCTGTTCAGGACAGTTGCTGTGAGCCCTTTGGGGATTAGAGTACATACTATTAAGCCAAGAACATTTTAAGAGGTTAACAGCAGTGTGAAGTCTGACTCTCACTGCCTATAGTTTGAATCACgccggctgcccagggcagcatGCAGCATGTTTACAAGTTGTCCTCCATCTGCTAACAGCTGCTGAAGCTTAAGGCAAGTCCACGAAACAGTTTACCCACTGTAAGGGAAGGTTTGAGCCATGGGCTAAGAAGTTTCCCACTCATGAAGAGTCAGTAAGTCTTAGAATTGAAGCTGAATGCCATAAACAGGAGTATGCTAGTTATCCTGTGACTAGTTCGGAAAAGCTTTGCGTTTGCCTATTAAGCTAGTAAATAGAGGCATGCATGTGTTTCAACGACTCCTGTGGATAGGAGCTTTCTAAACTATGTAGCAACTTGTTTATTCTTCTAGTTAAGCCACGGTTGTTCAGTATTGTCTGTCAAGTctatattttagaaatacaataattctatttttttaaaaagaatcacATGCATTTAGTTTAGGCTCGATGCTACAATTTGTCCcactttttgaaaaacatgtGGTCCTTGTGCTACAAAAATATGGTCTGAACCTGAAGATTAAAACCTAAAGCTGGAAGCACTGCAACAGATTCCCATGGAGTTTGTCACCCTTTTATAGTTTAAGATAAATACAATAAAGGAAAGCAATTGAactgcatttttctattttttttttcaagtctgaCAAAGGCCTCGAGTGAAAGTCTATAGCTTTAGCATCCATTCTCACCTTTGTGTCCCCTTGACCTATCTATGTCTTATCTACCCTATACTCCAACTGCCTGCCTAAACCACAGGTAGGCTTTGACACCATTTTAACATTACAATAAGCCAACGAGTTGGCAAAGAAGAATACAGAGGTAATACAGTTAAGTTGCACATGGCCACTGGGGCTTGGTCAAGCCAGCTGGCATTTTTGATCACTTGAGTTTCTTGGTCTAAAATTTGTGATTGGCACCTACAGTTCTGCAAGAGTCCCAATCCACAAAATacttaagctttaaaaaaaaaattgctactTTTTATTGTCAGTTCTATCTAAACATGTcaagaaaaatactatttgtGCTCTAGGTCACTTTATAATCCTAGATACCTACTAGCTTATCTAAAAGCCCCTGAATACTGGATTTTGTCTGTTCATACAGACAAACACTGTTTTGctcaagcaaataaaaatatatccacTAGTAACACCTGATTGGTTTCTTAGATCCATAGCTGAAACCCACAGGAATGTTAAAATAGTTACAATTAGGAAATTAAAGTCTCAGTGATTTTGAAAACTGCCAGTTAGCCTGCAACACTAATCCAGAATCCAGCACTGCTTTTTAAcaattcaaaaaagaaatgaggttGCTTGTGAAGGCCAGAGCTTTGGTGACAATCAGAACCAAATTTAAAGATCTGTGGTTTGTCCAGACCTGAGCAGTTGCCCGGGGCTGGCGATCCTCTTTATTTGCAAGGCTTTATGGCTACAGCACATTCTTCATTCATTGCACTTATGACGGatatctggaagaaaaagacaagcagGTGAGTTCCAACCCTTGACAGAAGAACTGCTCCTAGAAGTTCACACCATCGGATGTTCACGCCATCGTCTATATCCCACCTTTCATTTGAGAAGAAAGGATGCTGAAGCTGGCAAAATTAGCAGATGAGACTATTGTAAATttataatcaaaacaaaattgctttcagCAAAAGAGCCAGCACTGAAGCTTTTGACATCTAAGGTACTACACTATTTCCTTCCAAACAAGCTAGCCCTTTACAGTGCAAGACCTAAGCATATCAAGGCTTGTTTTCAGCTTTAAGCTGTTTCTATAGCCCAGATTACATCAAAGCTTTACACAAGCAGTGGAAGCTCCAATTTACACTGCATGGACAACGCTGTTAGGACTTATCTGGATGTTTGAAACCCCCATATCACTTCACTGTCAACTGAGCCAGGTTTCAGTGCCTTATCGACTGCTCCAACACAGAATTACTTCCAAGGAACTTCAAAGGACCAATTCCCATACTTCTAACCCTCTCTTTACCAAGAGATACAAATGGTTGATATTAGAATATGAGTTCTTCATTGTACAGTCAGCGCAATTAACCACAGCTCGTCTGCTTTATTTTGTACCTGCACATCTTCATTGGCATTGAACTTTCCTTCGATTTCTTTGCCCAGATCACCTTCTGGCAACTTTAGATCCTCACGAACTTCACCACTTTCTGTCAGCAGGGAGAGATACCCATCCTGAATACCTATCAGCTGTGaagagaaattcatttttataaagttTAACATTAGCGCTCActagcaggcagcagctgaagatAAGCAGAAGGCCCAGCTAACTGTTACAATCTCAGCACTAAAGAATTAGtgtaacagttaaaaaaaactaatttaagTCAATTTAAACAACAGATTAAATCACCAGAACCCTTCTGGTCCCTTCTGGTTATTTCCTAGTATGTAGGGCACTGCAAAACTCTTTTTTGTGATTTACAAGATGTCTGCTTCCAGGTCACTGGATCAGCTTCCTACATTTGTAAATTAGAAGCAATAACTGGAACAGTGTTCTCTGAATAGCGTTCCTTTTATAAGGTGTAGCAAGTACAGAATTGTTCAACTGTAAACTTTGATACCTTCATTTTTACAGTGAtatactattatttattttacaggcTAA is a genomic window containing:
- the RPL22L1 gene encoding ribosomal protein eL22-like; this translates as MGAQKDRKAKKATWKFCLDLTHPVEDGIFDSGNFEQFLKEKVKVNGKTGNLGNTVHIERLKNKITVTSEKQFSKRYLKYLTKKYLKKNNLRDWLRVVASDKETYELRYFQISQDEEGSESEE